In the Candidatus Electrothrix sp. GW3-4 genome, one interval contains:
- a CDS encoding OmpA family protein has translation MQKITPRTALFISLGILLYIALAGYHAQSKKEHEEQMAQARHNAKIPGLQNQAIEYRQELTDARQGEKLLRSETGRREQEQGTIAEIEQKVSAQQNEKNENSISAEQLHKAEARIKQLQEQLAAANKKLSIETEKENSASRQLLKKLKEREQELQGQEEQLVQMEEGRRADQQKIAQLEKIQQKKAEQVKQTEQRVAELTGRLEQTKAQLAEATTTLSVANNAVQKAQLKAEAMLHYGKEKDRMLAPSEQKAATLEQQLAEQQAQVEQLTAELEAVRNEIITAEKNNQQLAKQVTSLSATGTAQQEEIATLKEQLQQAGREQREKQATYNSQEAALTDAQAQLEKLSEEKERLTAQVDELTAVIEANKALKQTELEKVKLGLHNNIAQLTAQLAEKENELKQQKALLAEAAAHITALQDAEKRSQLKIEALLKYGKEKERLLAPSQEQITVLQKQLAKKEQELATAQKELEERATYGKELVNQVASLTESAVVRNKQAETLAQELTEAKATIDKLTGELTQTKASLETAKTNLAAAQEEEQALQQGLAGKDEELIVIRAEVERLTAELAQQKTTNDELAQEQERIAAELETAKAKETELSQQLETKAEELAAATTATDEAKAAVATAQEKATTLEVQLAEKETAQAAAEKKAAALEAQVADLLPLQEQLQAAQEQVATLEAAYANTQGLQSQLTASQEEITTLKNQLADLPTTVEEFNAIQENIANLEAQTQTQAEQLAAEQEQAAALKAQVAELQQAAAEMTATQKQIADLEKQLAEADAQAEQLSTEQKKTAALEAKLSELQAIEQQSDATEKKMASLTEELDKTKAKLAELSAAGEDKEKLASELADTQKKLAELTAAQQNVGDKTSALEEKLTSLKTSLEEKEQALTAQKKALTQAKATLEEQTAAIAQAEKSKKNAEQLTTELASSKEELAALQAQVKELKEEIARLKEQLSQQGAQQAVQQTVAAQVPAEQEAPAEATAAADTEQKQVAPVQQETLETANLDQDNDGTVDATIILSGVNFKVGTASLTDQAAASLLTTAKLLQEHAPDQHFEVAGYTDSMGSPKRNQQISEQRAEAVRNFLIEQGITADLLVSKGYGQDNPIADNNTPEGRAMNRRVELHQVTAE, from the coding sequence ATGCAAAAAATAACACCGCGCACAGCGCTTTTTATCTCGCTCGGTATCCTGCTCTATATTGCTCTTGCAGGTTATCATGCTCAGAGCAAAAAAGAACATGAAGAGCAGATGGCTCAGGCCCGGCACAATGCTAAAATACCCGGCTTACAAAATCAGGCCATTGAATATAGGCAGGAGCTGACCGATGCGCGGCAGGGGGAGAAACTTCTCCGTTCAGAGACAGGCAGAAGAGAGCAAGAGCAAGGCACAATAGCAGAGATTGAACAGAAGGTCTCTGCCCAGCAAAATGAGAAAAATGAGAACAGTATTTCAGCAGAACAGCTGCACAAGGCTGAGGCCCGCATCAAACAACTCCAGGAACAATTGGCTGCGGCCAATAAAAAGCTGAGCATTGAGACAGAAAAAGAAAACAGCGCCAGCAGACAACTCCTGAAAAAGCTCAAAGAGCGCGAACAAGAGCTCCAAGGACAGGAAGAACAGCTTGTTCAAATGGAGGAAGGACGCAGGGCAGACCAGCAAAAAATAGCCCAGCTCGAAAAAATACAGCAGAAGAAGGCTGAGCAGGTCAAGCAAACAGAGCAGCGGGTTGCTGAGCTGACAGGCCGCCTGGAACAGACCAAGGCCCAGCTGGCTGAGGCCACCACCACACTCTCTGTTGCCAATAATGCGGTGCAGAAGGCCCAGCTCAAGGCAGAGGCCATGCTCCATTACGGCAAAGAAAAAGATCGGATGCTGGCCCCGTCCGAGCAAAAAGCAGCCACCCTGGAACAGCAACTCGCCGAGCAACAGGCCCAGGTAGAGCAGCTCACTGCTGAGCTTGAAGCTGTTCGCAACGAGATTATAACTGCAGAGAAAAATAACCAGCAACTGGCAAAGCAGGTTACCTCCTTAAGTGCAACAGGAACAGCTCAACAGGAAGAGATTGCCACTCTGAAAGAACAGCTGCAACAAGCAGGCCGCGAACAACGGGAAAAGCAGGCTACCTATAATAGCCAAGAAGCAGCATTAACAGATGCCCAGGCGCAGCTGGAAAAACTGTCTGAGGAAAAAGAACGCCTGACCGCACAAGTTGATGAACTCACCGCAGTCATTGAGGCGAACAAGGCCCTTAAGCAGACCGAGCTTGAAAAGGTAAAACTGGGGCTCCATAATAATATTGCCCAGCTCACTGCCCAACTTGCAGAAAAAGAAAACGAGCTGAAGCAACAGAAAGCACTGCTTGCCGAAGCTGCCGCCCATATCACTGCCCTTCAGGATGCGGAAAAAAGGTCCCAGCTCAAAATTGAGGCCCTCCTGAAGTACGGCAAGGAAAAAGAACGCCTGCTGGCCCCCTCCCAGGAGCAGATTACTGTTCTGCAAAAACAGCTTGCGAAAAAAGAGCAAGAGCTTGCAACCGCCCAGAAGGAGCTGGAAGAACGTGCTACGTATGGAAAAGAGCTGGTGAATCAGGTTGCCAGCCTGACAGAATCCGCCGTTGTTCGCAATAAGCAAGCAGAGACACTGGCTCAGGAACTTACTGAGGCAAAGGCCACCATCGACAAACTGACTGGCGAGCTTACTCAAACCAAGGCCAGCCTGGAGACAGCAAAAACAAACCTGGCAGCTGCCCAGGAAGAGGAGCAGGCCCTGCAACAGGGTCTGGCTGGCAAAGATGAAGAGTTGATCGTCATCAGGGCTGAGGTCGAACGACTCACTGCAGAGCTTGCCCAGCAAAAGACCACCAATGATGAACTGGCACAAGAGCAGGAGAGGATAGCAGCTGAACTTGAAACAGCAAAGGCCAAAGAGACCGAGCTCAGTCAGCAATTGGAGACAAAGGCAGAGGAGCTGGCCGCTGCGACAACAGCTACTGACGAGGCAAAGGCCGCTGTTGCTACTGCCCAGGAAAAGGCCACGACCCTGGAAGTACAGCTTGCTGAAAAGGAAACAGCCCAAGCTGCTGCTGAGAAAAAGGCTGCTGCCCTGGAAGCACAGGTGGCAGACCTCCTTCCTTTACAGGAACAGCTGCAGGCTGCGCAAGAGCAGGTTGCAACCCTGGAGGCTGCATATGCAAATACCCAAGGCCTGCAGAGCCAATTAACAGCCAGCCAGGAAGAAATAACTACCCTGAAAAATCAACTTGCCGACCTGCCCACCACAGTTGAGGAATTTAACGCCATTCAGGAAAATATTGCCAACCTGGAGGCCCAGACGCAAACCCAGGCCGAACAGCTGGCAGCTGAGCAGGAACAGGCTGCGGCCTTAAAGGCGCAGGTTGCAGAACTTCAGCAGGCAGCAGCAGAGATGACTGCGACCCAGAAGCAGATTGCTGATCTGGAGAAGCAATTGGCTGAGGCAGACGCTCAGGCTGAGCAGCTGAGCACGGAGCAGAAAAAGACTGCTGCCCTGGAAGCCAAGCTCTCTGAGCTTCAGGCGATTGAGCAACAATCGGACGCTACAGAGAAAAAAATGGCCAGCTTAACAGAAGAGCTGGACAAGACCAAGGCCAAGCTCGCAGAGCTCAGTGCTGCTGGCGAAGATAAAGAAAAACTGGCAAGCGAGCTTGCTGATACCCAGAAAAAACTTGCTGAATTAACAGCAGCCCAGCAAAATGTTGGTGATAAGACCTCTGCGCTTGAAGAAAAGCTCACGTCGCTGAAGACGAGCCTGGAAGAAAAAGAACAGGCCTTGACCGCCCAGAAGAAGGCTCTGACCCAGGCCAAGGCAACCTTGGAGGAGCAAACAGCCGCCATTGCTCAAGCAGAAAAGAGCAAGAAAAATGCAGAGCAGTTGACGACAGAGCTGGCGAGCTCAAAAGAAGAACTCGCTGCCTTGCAGGCGCAGGTCAAAGAACTGAAAGAGGAAATTGCTCGCCTAAAGGAGCAGTTGAGCCAACAGGGCGCACAGCAGGCTGTGCAACAGACTGTAGCTGCTCAAGTCCCTGCCGAACAAGAAGCACCGGCAGAGGCCACTGCTGCCGCTGATACTGAACAGAAGCAGGTTGCCCCTGTTCAGCAGGAGACCCTGGAAACAGCAAACCTGGACCAGGACAATGATGGCACGGTTGATGCCACTATTATTCTTTCTGGCGTCAATTTCAAGGTGGGCACAGCGAGCCTGACTGACCAGGCAGCAGCCAGCCTGTTGACCACTGCCAAGCTCCTGCAAGAGCATGCCCCTGATCAACATTTTGAAGTAGCGGGCTATACCGACAGCATGGGGAGCCCGAAAAGAAATCAGCAGATATCCGAGCAACGGGCTGAGGCTGTGCGCAATTTTCTCATTGAACAGGGCATAACAGCAGATCTCCTGGTCAGCAAGGGCTATGGCCAGGACAATCCTATTGCTGATAATAATACCCCGGAGGGACGGGCCATGAACCGGCGAGTGGAGCTGCATCAGGTAACAGCAGAATAA
- the glgB gene encoding 1,4-alpha-glucan branching protein GlgB: MKANHYQGIAAPQSWLGDLDKYLFGEGTHERAYEKLGAHLVTLKKQEGVAFAVWAPNARQVSVIGDFNEWDDAACPMHPSDAGIWTIFIPGLKEHAVYKYRITTQQNEQFDKSDPYGFAMELRPRTGSVVANLDNYQWQDEEWIKERAQRQSLDGPISIYEVHIASWRRKADKKWGSRYLTYRELADTLIPYVLEMGYTHIELLPIAEYPFDGSWGYQVLGFFAPTSRFGTPQDFMYFIDQCHQHNIGVILDWVPAHFPKDGSGLNYFDGTHLYAHEDPRQGEHQDWGTMIFNYGRNEVRSFLISNALFWIDKYHIDGLRVDAVASMLYLDYSREEGEWLPNEHGGRENLAAISFLRKTNEVVHGVYPGVLTIAEESTSWPMVSRPTWLGGLGFSLKWNMGWMHDTLCYMQHDSIHRRFHHHEMTFGMLYAFQENFTLPISHDEVVHGKGSLLNKMSGDEWQKFANLRAYFGFMWGYSGKKLLFMGCDFGQWQEWNHDKSLEWEALTAESHQGVQRYVADLNRVYKTEPALYENDYEWSGFSWINANDSDNSVFSFIRKAKKTDDFLVVICNFTPVIREKYRIGVPVGGRYREIINSDLAVYQGSGVCNNELHTISEQSYGMDHSLMLTLPPLATLILKPV, from the coding sequence ATGAAAGCAAATCATTATCAAGGAATCGCTGCCCCTCAAAGCTGGCTCGGAGATCTGGACAAATACCTGTTCGGTGAAGGCACCCATGAACGGGCCTATGAAAAACTTGGCGCCCATCTGGTCACCTTGAAGAAACAGGAGGGGGTAGCCTTTGCTGTTTGGGCACCCAATGCCCGCCAGGTCAGCGTGATAGGTGACTTTAATGAATGGGACGATGCGGCCTGTCCCATGCACCCCAGCGACGCAGGCATCTGGACGATCTTTATCCCAGGGTTAAAAGAACACGCTGTCTATAAATACAGAATCACCACACAGCAGAACGAGCAATTCGATAAATCCGATCCCTACGGTTTTGCCATGGAACTCCGCCCCCGCACCGGCTCGGTTGTGGCGAACCTGGACAACTATCAATGGCAGGATGAAGAGTGGATCAAGGAGCGAGCCCAGCGGCAGTCCCTGGACGGCCCTATCTCTATCTATGAGGTCCATATCGCCTCCTGGCGCAGGAAAGCGGACAAAAAATGGGGAAGCCGTTACCTCACCTATCGGGAGCTTGCTGACACGTTAATCCCCTATGTCCTGGAGATGGGCTATACCCATATCGAACTGCTGCCCATTGCTGAATACCCCTTTGACGGCTCCTGGGGATATCAGGTCCTGGGCTTTTTCGCGCCGACCAGTCGCTTCGGAACCCCACAGGACTTTATGTACTTTATCGATCAATGCCATCAACATAATATCGGCGTGATCCTGGATTGGGTTCCGGCCCATTTCCCCAAAGACGGCTCTGGACTCAACTATTTTGACGGCACCCATCTCTATGCCCACGAAGATCCCCGCCAGGGCGAGCATCAGGATTGGGGCACCATGATCTTTAACTACGGTCGCAATGAGGTCCGCTCCTTTTTAATCTCCAATGCCCTCTTCTGGATTGACAAATATCATATTGATGGTCTCAGGGTCGACGCGGTGGCCTCTATGCTTTACCTGGACTACTCCCGGGAAGAGGGGGAATGGCTGCCCAATGAACATGGTGGTCGGGAAAATCTGGCTGCAATCAGCTTTCTCCGCAAGACAAACGAGGTGGTCCACGGCGTATATCCGGGAGTGCTGACCATAGCCGAGGAATCCACCTCCTGGCCCATGGTCTCCCGCCCCACCTGGTTGGGCGGACTCGGTTTCAGCCTGAAATGGAACATGGGCTGGATGCACGATACCCTCTGTTATATGCAGCACGACTCAATCCATCGCCGCTTTCATCATCATGAGATGACCTTTGGCATGCTCTATGCCTTTCAGGAAAACTTTACCCTGCCCATTTCCCATGATGAGGTGGTGCATGGCAAGGGTTCCCTGCTCAACAAGATGTCTGGAGATGAATGGCAGAAATTCGCCAACCTGCGCGCCTATTTCGGCTTTATGTGGGGCTATTCTGGCAAGAAACTGCTCTTTATGGGCTGTGATTTCGGGCAATGGCAGGAATGGAATCACGACAAGAGCCTGGAATGGGAGGCCCTGACAGCGGAGTCCCACCAAGGGGTGCAACGCTATGTCGCCGACCTGAATAGGGTTTACAAGACAGAACCAGCCCTGTATGAAAACGACTATGAATGGTCTGGTTTTTCCTGGATTAATGCCAATGACTCAGACAACTCTGTTTTTTCATTCATCCGCAAGGCGAAAAAAACTGATGACTTTCTTGTTGTAATCTGTAATTTTACTCCGGTAATACGTGAAAAATACCGTATTGGTGTACCGGTGGGCGGTCGATACAGAGAAATTATCAACAGCGACCTGGCAGTTTATCAAGGCAGCGGTGTGTGTAACAACGAGCTGCACACGATCTCCGAGCAATCCTATGGAATGGATCACTCTCTTATGCTTACCTTGCCCCCTCTGGCAACCCTGATTCTCAAACCGGTATAA